A single window of Myripristis murdjan chromosome 21, fMyrMur1.1, whole genome shotgun sequence DNA harbors:
- the irs2b gene encoding insulin receptor substrate 2, with amino-acid sequence MASPPNTGGQLFSSNANVNNGSIKKCGYLKKQKHGHKRFFVLKEPSEGFPARLEYYESEKKWKNKSAAKRVIPLDCCLNINKRADAKYKYLIALYTKDEYFALAAENEQEQENWYRVLTDLMAEGKVYDGSASNSASSLVGFDEASYGMITPVSAAYKEVWQVNLKSKGLGQSRNLTGVYRLCLSSRTISFVKLNSEVASVSLQLMNIRRCGHSDSFFFIEVGRSASTGPGELWMQADDSVVAQNIHETILEAMKAMKELSEFRPRSKSQSSGTTPISVPTRRHLNNLPPSQTGLPRRSRTDSMAATSPVSKFTSCRIRTASEGDGTMTRPMSVNGSPLSPGVQRTLLSRSNTVTARPCRTFESSSLQHSKSMSMPVSHSPPMATPSPVSLSSCTESSAPRPSSCSASFSGSPSDAGFISCDEYSSSPADARDLRLPLTLRSNTPESLNADTPPSRDGSDLHGYMVMERQNQNGYRRLPELDKAYRKRTYSLTTPRQPRGPPQVSSASLDEYTLMRATYTSGSQSSRRCHTASPKGTYPEDYGDVQIGSNSHKGDSGYMPMMPGVATQIAGAKDDPYMPMSPMCVSAPKQIINPRSHPSPAGLAPRTDSPGSVSLEDSGYMRMWCGAKMSVDSTDGKLTNGEYLNMSPVDPLVSLTPPEYILSPVGGDPHSQPHHRQPYSYSSLPRSLKCQPQRSRSTDTDQYVVMCLQKQRIEEESNYCPVSPGGSVSSSSPGTPVTPSSAMSPLRVSRVEGGLVHRGRASRPTRLALESLRTLPCMSEHPLPSEPRSPGEYINIDFSNASHYPPASTTSESSESLLSLSGTQRSSPPLSDYVNVDVSSPSHHGTHQTGGSPSAGLPKHTTGVPTCPSLPNPQQDMQVDGYQEAVVEEEKKSTEGEEEKRGIVEQYPLQRQVSQSGAVKDDYTEMTFSPPTPLPSLCTTDVAPLPTSPSACIQRLSLGGNVVEAVPPVPVDSFLLGAPSLSIPFVDPDRGAKVIRADPQGRRRHSSETFSSTTTVTPVCPSFAHDTKRHSSASVENVSRPVRNSEGSDEEYGSNSPMCRETSAGYQNGLNYIALNLMEGSLGGCSLGGCERLLRFKTASCACKGGMNGFSTNPYASLGFKETATAVKD; translated from the exons AGCCCAGCGAGGGTTTTCCTGCCCGGCTGGAGTACTACGAGAGCgagaagaaatggaaaaacaaatcgGCGGCGAAGAGAGTTATTCCCTTGGACTGCTGTCTCAATATCAACAAGAGAGCGGACGCAAAATACAAATATCTTATTGCCCTTTATACCAAGGACGAGTATTTTGCCTTAGCGGCAGAAAACGAACAAGAGCAGGAGAATTGGTACCGGGTCCTGACGGATTTAATGGCCGAGGGGAAAGTGTACGACGGCTCGGCGTCCAACTCCGCATCCTCACTGGTGGGTTTCGACGAGGCGAGCTACGGCATGATAACGCCGGTTTCTGCTGCTTACAAGGAGGTATGGCAAGTGAATCTGAAATCCAAAGGGCTAGGGCAGAGCAGAAATTTGACCGGGGTGTACAGACTTTGCCTCTCAAGCCGGACTATCAGCTTCGTCAAGCTCAACTCGGAGGTTGCCTCAGTCAGTTTACAGCTGATGAATATTCGGAGGTGCGGCCACTCTGACAGCTTTTTCTTCATTGAGGTTGGTCGATCTGCATCCACAGGTCCCGGGGAGCTGTGGATGCAGGCTGATGACTCTGTGGTGGCGCAAAACATCCATGAAACTATCTTGGAGGCGATGAAAGCCATGAAGGAGCTGTCGGAATTCCGTCCGCGCAGCAAGAGCCAGTCATCCGGTACAACCCCAATCTCTGTGCCCACACGGCGGCACCTAAATAATCTTCCCCCCAGCCAGACCGGGCTGCCACGCCGGTCACGCACTGATAGTATGGCTGCGACATCTCCCGTGAGCAAATTTACCTCCTGTCGGATACGCACGGCCAGTGAGGGAGATGGCACCATGACACGCCCCATGTCAGTGAACGGGAGCCCCCTCAGCCCGGGGGTCCAAAGGACCCTCCTGAGCAGATCTAATACTGTTACAGCCCGCCCTtgtcggacatttgagtcttcTTCCCTCCAACACAGTAAGTCCATGTCTATGCCTGTGTCTCACTCCCCACCCATGGCCACCCCCAGCCCAGTGAGTCTGTCCTCTTGCACAGAGAGCAGCGCTCCCCGTCCCTCCAGCTGCAGTGCCTCCTTTTCGGGCTCCCCCAGTGATGCAGGTTTCATTTCATGTGATGAGTACAGCTCCAGCCCTGCTGATGCACGGGACCTCAGGCTGCCGCTCACCCTCCGCAGCAACACTCCCGAGTCGCTCAACGCTGACACGCCCCCCTCCCGGGATGGCAGTGACCTCCATGGCTACATGGTAATGGAGCGGCAGAATCAGAATGGTTACCGCAGATTACCAGAACTGGACAAAGCCTATCGAAAGCGCACATATTCCCTCACCACCCCTCGCCAGCCGAGGGGACCCCCACAAGTATCTTCAGCCTCCCTGGATGAATACACTCTAATGAGGGCCACTTACACCAGCGGGAGCCAGTCTTCTCGCAGGTGTCACACCGCCTCCCCTAAAGGGACCTATCCTGAGGATTATGGGGATGTCCAGATCGGCTCTAATAGTCACAAAGGAGACAGTGGCTACATGCCCATGATGCCAGGTGTGGCAACTCAGATAGCAGGGGCTAAGGATGACCCCTATATGCCTATGAGCcccatgtgtgtttctgccccCAAGCAGATCATCAACCCCCGGTCACACCCCTCTCCAGCAGGGCTAGCCCCACGCACAGACTCCCCCGGGAGTGTGTCTCTAGAGGACAGTGGCTATATGCGCATGTGGTGCGGAGCCAAGATGTCAGTGGACAGCACCGACGGGAAGCTCACCAATGGAGAATACCTGAATATGTCTCCTGTGGACCCTTTGGTGTCTCTCACACCACCGGAATATATCCTCAGTCCTGTGGGAGGAGACCCCCACTCCCAGCCACATCACAGACAGCCTTACTCTTACAGCTCCCTACCCCGCTCTCTTAAATGTCAGCCCCAGCGCAGCAGATCCACAGACACAGACCAGtatgtggtgatgtgtttacaGAAGCAGCGGATAGAAGAAGAGTCAAACTACTGTCCTGTCTCCCCTGGAGGCTCTGTGTCTAGCAGCTCCCCAGGGACCCCAGTCACCCCCTCCTCTGCCATGTCTCCCCTCAGAGTGTCCAGGGTAGAGGGGGGTTTGGTACATAGGGGAAGGGCAAGCCGGCCCACCCGCCTGGCTCTGGAGTCCCTGAGAACCCTACCCTGTATGAGTGAACACCCTCTTCCTTCTGAGCCACGCAGCCCAGGAGAGTATATCAACATAGACTTCAGTAATGCATCCCACTACCCGCCAGCGTCAACAACATCAGAGAGCTCTGAGTCCTTGCTGAGTTTATCGGGCACACAAAGGAGCTCCCCACCACTCTCAGACTATGTAAATGTTGACGTCAGCTCCCCGAGTCACCATGGTACGCACCAAACTGGGGGTTCCCCCTCCGCGGGGCTCCCGAAACACACAACTGGGGTCCCAACCTGCCCAAGTCTGCCAAATCCACAGCAGGATATGCAGGTGGATGGTTATCAGGAGGCAGTggtggaagaagagaagaaaagcacagagggagaggaggagaagagggggatAGTGGAGCAATACCCTCTCCAACGGCAGGTGAGTCAGTCTGGTGCAGTCAAGGATGACTACACAGAAATGACCTTCAGCCCTCCCACCCCTCTGCCTTCTCTCTGCACCACCGACgttgcccccctccccaccagCCCCTCCGCCTGCATCCAGAGACTCAGCTTGGGGGGCAATGTTGTGGAGGCTGTACCCCCTGTGCCAGTGGACTCTTTTCTCTTGGGGGCTCCCTCATTGTCCATCCCCTTTGTGGACCCAGACAGAGGGGCGAAGGTGATCCGAGCTGACCCCCAGGGGCGCAGGCGGCACAGCTCCGAGAccttctcctccaccaccactgtCACGCCGGTGTGCCCATCCTTCGCCCACGACACCAAACGGCacagctctgcctctgtggaGAACGTGTCCCGCCCTGTACGCAACTCTGAGGGATCCGACGAGGAGTATGGGAGCAACAGCCCCATGTGCAGGGAGACATCAGCGGGTTACCAGAACGGACTCAACTACATTGCCTTAAACCTGATGGAGGGAAGCCTTGGGGGATGCAGCTTAGGAGGCTGCGAGAGACTTCTGAGGTTCAAGACGGCTTCTTGTGCCTGTAAGGGGGGCATGAATGGTTTCAGCACTAACCCTTATGCCAGCCTGGGCTTCAAGGAGACTGCCACTGCTGTGAAAG aCTGA